The DNA sequence GACCGGATGGTGTATCATGCGCCGCCGGACGTCGTCCTCGAGCCGGGCACGACGCTGCCGCGGCACCTGTACGACGAGGGGCTGATCCTCGAGGCGCTCGACCGCCGCGGACTGGACGCCGCCGCCCTCGGCCCGTCGCCCGAGGAGTTCTACTACTGGGCGCCGCCGGCGGCCGGCGCGCGCATCGCGGCGATGCAGAACGACGGCATGGCGGAATTGGTGCGCTCGCATCCGGACCGCTTCGCCGGGTTGGCCACGCTGCCGATGCAGGACCCCGATCGGGCCGCGTCGGAGCTCGACCGCGCGGTTACGGAATTGGGACTGCGCGGCGCCGAGATCTGCACCCACATCAACGGCCGCGACCTCGACCATCCCGGTCTGCGGCCGGTGTACGCGGCGGCGGAGCGGCTCGGCGTGCCGCTGTTTCTGCATCCGCAGAACTGGGGCGATATGCGGCGGTTCCACGACTACGCCCTGTGGAACCTCGCCGGTTTCCCGCTTGAGACGGCGCTCGCGGCGTCGCACCTCATCATGGGCGGTGTCTTCGAGCAGTTTCCGAAGCTCCGCGTCATCCTGGCGCACGGCGGAGGATACCTGCCGTACCAGGTCGGGCGGCTCGACCACGGCTGGGCGGCGCGGCGCGAGGTGCACGAGCGGCTGGCCCGCCGTCCGAGCGAGTACCTCGTGAACCTCTACTGCGACAGCCTGACGCACAACGCGCTGTCCCTGCGGTTCCTGCTGGACCGCATGGGCGAGGATCACGTCGTGATCGGCAGCGACTACCCGTTCAACATGGGGGACGAGCGCCCCGTGGACGCCGTGCGCGCCGCGGGCCTCCCCCGGGACGTCGAATCGAAAGTTCTGGTCAGGAATCTCGCGGGATTGCTCGGTCTGTGACAACAGCACACGGGGGTGTCGGCATGCGGAAATGGTTGGTCGTACGAGTGGCGGTTCTGGCGGCGGTCGCGGTTTCCGCTTCGCTGCTGGCGGGCGGCATGGCCGCGAATTCGGCGCCGGCCGGCTTTCCGAGCGGCAACATCACGCTCACGATGTTCGGCAGCGACGAAGCGCCGGGGTTCCACATCGAAGAACAACTGATCGCCGAATGGCAGAAGCTGCACCCGAACGTCACCGTCCAGGCGGCGCAGACACCGCTCGGTCCGGGATTCCAGAAGCTCTCGACGCAGCTGCCGACCGGCGGCGGGCCGGCCGTGT is a window from the bacterium genome containing:
- a CDS encoding amidohydrolase family protein — encoded protein: MRSIDVHFHVVPPRFVDSVRRGTFADIVELARDGGADRMVYHAPPDVVLEPGTTLPRHLYDEGLILEALDRRGLDAAALGPSPEEFYYWAPPAAGARIAAMQNDGMAELVRSHPDRFAGLATLPMQDPDRAASELDRAVTELGLRGAEICTHINGRDLDHPGLRPVYAAAERLGVPLFLHPQNWGDMRRFHDYALWNLAGFPLETALAASHLIMGGVFEQFPKLRVILAHGGGYLPYQVGRLDHGWAARREVHERLARRPSEYLVNLYCDSLTHNALSLRFLLDRMGEDHVVIGSDYPFNMGDERPVDAVRAAGLPRDVESKVLVRNLAGLLGL